AACATTGATCGCTGAATATTAGTCATTACTTTTGTGATGTCCTGTCTTTCACCTTCAAGGTAAAATAGTAACTCAGTTCACAGCGAGTAGTTATTATTCTATCTATTAGTAGGTTAAAGTGTACACAGGTGAATGGTGGATCCATGGAGACTTCACGGGTGTCAAAGTGCTCCTGTGTTTACTCCCAAGCCATTAACAGTTTACTGAACGCTACGAATGCACCGTGTCCAGCTTCACTGCAGAGAAAGACACAGAAGAATACAGTATTTTATGAAGATATCCAGAGTAAGACTAaatcttaaaaatataaaatagttaccctgctgaaaaaaccaacATGTGTATTGGTTACAATTCTGTTGTGAATTGTTCAGGAGAACGTGCAGGTTAACCGGCCTAAACTGGGCTGGTCTTTTCAGCAGAGTATAAAGAGTCATACCACTGAAAGTAGCATTGTCCCTCATATGTGCCATCATGTTCACCATTATCAGCAACCTCCAGTTCTACACCCATATGATAGTCGGATGAGTTCTGCACGTAGCCAAGGTATTGTAATGTACCCACGCTGATCCGTCCAGAGGGCAACATGACTCGAACCCTGTGCCCAATTTTCAGATcaaggggagagtggggcacaaaCACCCGATGAGGTCTTACGGCTCCCATCCAGGACCTAACGCTGAATGAAGACATTTTACATACATTTCTCTTGCATATCAGACAATAAGTGTGTATATCATCAATAAGTTTGTGGACGCTTATTGTTTAATAATGGagttaaagggttagttcaccccaacATTATTTCATTAATCACTTACCCCTTCGTTCTAAACCACCAAGTCCTCTGATTGTCTTtagaacacatttttagatatttttgatgaaaaccagGAGGCTTGTGACTGTACCATAGACATCAGTTTGTTTCACAATCAAGCCcaaaaaagaatgaaagacattACCAGAAAGGTCCATGTGCCATCAGTAGTTCAATTAAAATATTATGAAGTGACGAAAGCACTTTTGTGCTCAAGAATACCAAACAAACAATTTTATTCAACAATTAGTTCTCCTCCAGACTACGGCGCATTCTGCTGACGTCACCTGTTGACATAGTTGCCAACGTACAGACACAGAATACTATGGCAAGTAATTTCTGCATTTATTCGGGCTGTTTAAAAAGCACCAATTAtctgattcatgattttacatttcctttggtgtgtaagtgtgtattagtacatgttaacaatatgcaaaagatacaaacccCAACTTAAATGATGACGCACAGGGGCGTTGCACAAGATTTCGGGCCCTATGCATATGCAGTCCTGATGGGCCCCCATGCCCCACCCCATAATATATTTCAGACTTTTCAAGGGCCCTCTCTTCCTTTGGGACCTGGTTatcagtactggttttacccccagtACGACGCCCctgatgacgcaagttatcgtttccaacgtaaatctcttttcttggactacaacgaACACACGGAttttaggcaacagtttacttcctgggattggtgatgttgACAAGACCGcaattatcataattcctcctgcttcggactcacagtACGCAGTACGTTACTCCTGTACGCacccaaatctttcaaacatggtaaagagcATCACATGTGACgtatgtcagaggtattcaagccaatcacaatgtacagattagctaaTTTAGGGAAAGTTATAAACAACATCTGTGGGTTTCAGGAGtagagggaaatctggagctacaaaaaagtatggtatgtggaaaaaaatttgtttttaaccataaaccacgcgaacacattgtattataccaaatgcacaaaataatgttgtttttagcaatgtacTTTAAGTATTGCTTATTACATGATGGCTTAAATAAAAAAGGGTAAAAAAATGTTGCCAACTACGTCAACAGGTGACATCAGCAGCATGCGGCGTAGTCTGGAGGAgaacaaattgttgaataaaattgtttttttgttttctttgcacacAAAAGTGTTCTTGTcgcttcataatattaatattgaACTAGTGATGGCCAGTGtgggggaaagttacttttaaaagtaatgcattacaatattaagtttctccccaaaaaagtaactaattgcattacttagttacttttcatgaaaagtaatgcttaggttacttttgcgttactttttcttacttggctgaggcttgatctctttcaggccttgcatgtgttttttatgatcgcaaaaatgtcaagctctggcctgccatctccgtttctgactcaaactgttcccgcttaGGCGCATAGTGCACATAATTTTATgctaatatgttcagtttaattaaattaattaaaccgAAAAGTAcctcgcattacttttttaaaaaagtaactcaaatattaatgtgtacatttataaagtaatgcgttactttactcgttacttcagaaaagtaatattattacataatgcacgttacttgtaatgcgttaccccggCACATGGACCTTTTCCGTaatgtctttcattcttttctgggAAAATCGAATTGCGTTCTATGGGAAAGACACAAGCTGTCACAAGCTGAAAAATGTGTTATGAAGACAATAGAAAACTTGATGGTTTAAAACGAATTAATGATAAAATTGTCAATTGTCAAAATTTGTCATTACCAAATTTGTGGAAAAAAGTTTCCTTAATTTAATAAGCATAATCTCATAATTTGTACAGACAGATGAtagaaatgtattatttatgatGACACAGGTTTCTCATTGACCTGGTGCAAGATTCTGCAGGAACTACACTaaactaaacattttttaagatCAGGTGACAGAcagtattacatttttttgtgtataATGACTACAATTTGTTTTGTAGGGCCGAATAAAAGATCCACACATATCAGTATGTTTCAACTGGACTATTGCATTTCACAACAGCACTACAGCTCAAAACATCTTCACTGTCTGAAGTGACTAGTTTAAAGAGGACATGTCAatcattttttaagatgtcaaataaatctttgatgtccccagagcacataagttttagctcaaaatacaatatagaaaatgtattatagcatgttaaaattgccactttgtaggtgtgagcaaaaatgtgccgttttgggtgtgtcctttaaaatgcaaatgagctgatgaaatgcaaacactgatcacaatgatggtgaattatttttatatttgagtgctgtgattggatagtgcagatgaaggggcggtattattataataagagcttcTTATGACATTATAaagagagccaaatttcaatgacctattttttcacatgcttgtagagaatggtttaccaaaactaagttactgggttgatctttttcacattttctaggttgatagaagcactgggaaaccaattatagcacttaaacatggaaaaagtcagattttcatgccgtGGCCCCTTTAAGGTAAATACCTCGTGTTAGACACGTCCACACCTGAAGGGTAAGAAAGTTGACTGCCACACAAGCTCTTTTGGTCAGCATCTTCTCTAAGCATTTCCACTGTGAAAGCATTTCTTGGTTGTATGTGTCTAAGACCACCTGTAAGAATTCACATGTAAGGAAGACATTTACATTCTCACAAAAAGTCTCCTATATTGAAAAATTCTTACCAGAACCGTCCTGTTCTTTCTCTTCAGAGAGTCCGTTCTCCATGCCAGACTCTGTGAAGACCTCACTTGCCTCTTCTGAATCAGCATCTTTATAAAGTATTCCCGACCTCACCAGAATCTCTGAGGTCAACTAGAAGCAAACACAATAATGCTCTCTTTAACAGGGAttgatgcaaataaaaaaaaacaggtgTTCAAGTACATGATTTCCACAGGATCCACACACCTGGTCTCTAAGATCATGTTGTCTTCTTTGCAGTTTGATAAACCTCATTTCCCATGATGCTCTCTGATTGGAAATCTCGATCTTCAGTTCCTGAATCTCTTCTTCAGCTTTTAAAAGCCTCTTGTGCAGGGCGCTGGTGCGCTCACGCTGGGCTCTGCTCTCTGGTTTGCCTTTTCTCTCAGTCTCTAAATTTACGTCTGCTTTAATACATGACGGTTCAATGATGGTTAAATAATGTTGCATTATTTATGCAAAACCTAATAAAGTGTTATTAATTATGGAACAAACAGTCAAGTCAACTTTATTGTCACTATTGCATTTACAGGTAATGTAAAGCTTTGGTGTGTATTCCTGACAGGCTGAAGTCCATTAACTTTTGATGGTGTTGTCTGCTTGGGTACCAAAGGCCAAAAGTTACTTTGAGTATTTGTGCATACTGTGAAAGTAAATAAATGAGATTTTATTTCATAAGAAAGCCTGCCCTCTACTGGACAGCTGTAGTCAAAGCTAAATGTACTTTAATTTACAATtttgcattgtttcaaagcatAAAGAATAAACCGCAGAAAACTGGAATTGTATTAAGTATATAATGTATAGTTGTATCTTACATGAAAATGGcccttaaaagaagaaaaatgaAGAGCAAGGGTTTGATATTACATAAAGAATCTGCAATAATGCAACCCTATATCACGAAGATGTTTTAatcttttccgtgacactgtCGCGATTTTACATGACTGTATCATGCATTTCTGCCTACGTGTCAATTTCACATAtaggttactcaactgctttttcctatttacaaaccattgtcgcttcggtttagggttagatttggtgtttgcgttaggatgtcaatttaagtattggtttatactattttttcagatttttttttatattttctgatttttaaaccattgtcgcttggcgttagggttagagtttggTTTGGgaaaggatgtcattttatgtaaatctaaccctaaaccgaagcgacaatggcaaaaaaaaaataggacaaaacagttgagtaacaataTGTGACAatgctacccagtctcatgtagttgcgtataaatagcacgaaatGTGAAAATCATGTAATACATATGGCTAATTCCAATTTGGCTTGCATATGatatgccagtccttcccattcacttaaacggcgcatcttttttttttcgttttatttattggtttctcaaattttctgttttttaaacgaTTTTCTCTTggatttagggttagatttttaGATTTGCTTAtggaggttatttaatatataggtttctccatgtttttgtccatatttaagccaaggtcgcttggagttggggttagaattggggtttgggttaggatgtcatttttatttaacaaaaagttgttctatcccTAAACCCAAgggaaaatggtaaaaaatagcaaaaaaattgagaaaccaataaataaaacgacaaaaaagatgcgccgtttaagtgaatgggaaggactggcgtatcacaTGCAcgccaaattggaatttggtATATGTATCgcacgattttcacacttcgtgctatttatacgcaactcCATGAGACTGGCTTCgacaatgacacgtaaacagaaatgcgtgaTATGTTCACGTAAAAACGCGGAAAAACGTGACAGTGTGACAGAAAATGATCAAACATGTA
Above is a window of Paramisgurnus dabryanus chromosome 13, PD_genome_1.1, whole genome shotgun sequence DNA encoding:
- the LOC135728333 gene encoding uncharacterized protein; the protein is MASYVPWSAVVWTLKGLFWTWRFFWVSPYHAIKCASWPPPVPDTIDKPHFQATPADVNLETERKGKPESRAQRERTSALHKRLLKAEEEIQELKIEISNQRASWEMRFIKLQRRQHDLRDQLTSEILVRSGILYKDADSEEASEVFTESGMENGLSEEKEQDGSGGLRHIQPRNAFTVEMLREDADQKSLCGSQLSYPSGVDVSNTSVRSWMGAVRPHRVFVPHSPLDLKIGHRVRVMLPSGRISVGTLQYLGYVQNSSDYHMGVELEVADNGEHDGTYEGQCYFQCEAGHGAFVAFSKLLMAWE